Proteins encoded together in one Pseudomonas sp. TCU-HL1 window:
- a CDS encoding GNAT family N-acetyltransferase: MPTNIQLRPALMSDLEDIVAIYNFAIAEGNSTCDVSPIPAEQWRDWLAAHIGSRRPVWVAEDTADGRIKAIGYLALSYFMNERPGYFRTSDMGVYIHPQYQGKGVGSLLLDFAINQASALGIDTFATTAFAHNTGSIRLFKKFGFERWGYFPKVAKVRNQDFDLIMLGIHLSSSAS, encoded by the coding sequence ATGCCTACTAATATCCAACTGCGTCCAGCGCTCATGTCGGACCTAGAAGACATTGTTGCGATCTACAATTTTGCAATTGCCGAGGGCAATAGTACCTGCGATGTCTCCCCTATTCCCGCCGAGCAATGGCGTGACTGGCTTGCCGCACATATCGGTAGCCGGCGTCCTGTGTGGGTAGCTGAAGACACCGCTGACGGCCGGATTAAGGCAATCGGCTACCTTGCGCTGTCTTACTTCATGAACGAACGTCCCGGGTACTTCAGAACATCGGATATGGGAGTGTACATACACCCGCAGTATCAAGGAAAGGGCGTGGGCTCCTTGCTGCTGGATTTCGCAATCAATCAGGCTTCAGCGCTGGGTATAGATACATTTGCCACCACTGCTTTTGCACACAATACTGGCAGTATCCGCCTGTTCAAAAAGTTTGGATTCGAGCGCTGGGGCTATTTCCCCAAGGTCGCGAAAGTGAGGAATCAGGACTTTGATCTCATCATGCTGGGTATCCACCTTTCATCGTCTGCGAGCTGA
- a CDS encoding ThiF family adenylyltransferase → MGNETIFSRDVLFSRMIGLVSEADIQTLEGKRVAIPGCGGTGYTYAECLVRMGVGAINIADADTFGPENMNRQFGCSTHTIGRKNSEVLTERLLCINPAIQVNSVDFLSESNVDKYLDGVDVICDTLDFFVIEPRVLLYQEARRRNIPVVLCCPVAFGVTAHIFMPDGMTFEDYAGIDPQASEENKLRKFGESLAPSALHKRYIDSPQLDFSARKVSSLSATCLMATSFGSMIALMLLLKMEFHLKPVPHSYEFDLRANAFNEVQRS, encoded by the coding sequence ATGGGTAATGAGACCATCTTTAGCCGTGACGTACTTTTCAGTCGCATGATTGGTCTGGTGAGCGAAGCTGACATTCAGACCCTGGAAGGAAAGCGCGTTGCAATTCCGGGCTGTGGTGGAACCGGTTATACCTACGCCGAGTGCTTGGTCCGGATGGGTGTGGGCGCTATCAATATCGCCGATGCCGATACCTTTGGTCCTGAGAACATGAATCGCCAGTTCGGCTGTTCGACCCACACGATTGGCCGAAAGAACTCCGAAGTGCTTACCGAGCGACTCCTTTGCATCAACCCCGCCATCCAAGTGAATAGCGTCGACTTCCTGAGTGAATCCAACGTCGATAAATACCTCGACGGTGTCGACGTAATTTGTGACACCTTGGACTTTTTCGTGATCGAACCCCGTGTACTTCTTTACCAGGAAGCGCGCCGTAGAAATATCCCGGTCGTACTCTGCTGCCCGGTCGCTTTTGGTGTAACGGCGCACATTTTCATGCCCGACGGCATGACCTTCGAAGATTATGCAGGCATTGACCCTCAGGCAAGCGAAGAAAACAAACTGCGAAAATTCGGAGAGTCACTGGCCCCCTCAGCCTTGCACAAACGCTACATTGATTCGCCCCAACTTGATTTTTCTGCCAGGAAAGTCTCGTCACTGAGCGCTACCTGCCTGATGGCAACTTCGTTCGGCTCGATGATTGCGCTGATGCTGTTACTGAAGATGGAATTCCATCTCAAGCCCGTGCCGCACAGCTACGAATTCGACCTGCGGGCAAATGCGTTCAACGAAGTCCAACGCTCATAA
- the argC gene encoding N-acetyl-gamma-glutamyl-phosphate reductase, protein MLKKIFIDGEHGTTGLRIRSQLDTHPGVEILSIEAKYKKDPAAKRELMLKADISILCLPDAAAREAVLIAQETATRIIDASSCHRTAENWIYGLPELCASQRQLIANARLVTNPGCFATAVILLLNPLIQHQLIDREAQISIHAVSGYSGGGSTMIDKYEASDSTGDMLFYGLELAHKHLPEIIFYTGLKEPPVFLPSVGSFYQGMVVMIPLHQEHLSSALNILQTLTSYYSNEPFVTVSQVLAGSTIDTQVKVGSNTIYLHVLADHSFYKTGRLILLAKLDNLGKGAATAAIQNMNIMLALPENQGITY, encoded by the coding sequence ATGTTGAAAAAAATATTCATTGACGGCGAGCATGGAACTACCGGCCTCAGGATCCGTAGCCAACTTGATACTCACCCCGGGGTGGAAATATTGAGTATTGAGGCGAAATACAAAAAAGACCCTGCAGCCAAACGAGAACTGATGCTCAAGGCTGATATTAGCATACTGTGTTTACCGGACGCGGCTGCGCGGGAGGCGGTTCTGATTGCTCAAGAGACGGCGACCCGAATCATTGATGCCAGTTCATGCCATCGGACGGCAGAGAATTGGATATATGGTTTACCAGAACTTTGCGCAAGCCAACGGCAGCTGATCGCGAACGCACGCCTGGTTACCAACCCCGGCTGTTTTGCAACAGCCGTGATATTGCTGCTCAATCCATTGATCCAACACCAACTGATTGACCGAGAGGCACAGATCTCGATCCATGCTGTCTCCGGCTATTCCGGTGGTGGTAGTACCATGATCGATAAGTACGAGGCCTCTGACAGCACTGGCGATATGCTCTTCTATGGCCTTGAACTCGCACATAAACACCTGCCGGAAATTATTTTCTACACAGGACTGAAAGAGCCCCCGGTGTTCCTTCCCAGCGTTGGGAGTTTCTACCAGGGCATGGTCGTCATGATCCCGCTACATCAGGAACATTTGTCCAGCGCCTTAAATATTTTGCAAACACTGACGTCTTACTATTCCAACGAGCCATTTGTAACTGTCTCCCAAGTGCTGGCCGGATCAACAATCGACACCCAGGTAAAAGTTGGATCCAATACTATCTATTTGCATGTTCTGGCGGACCACTCTTTTTACAAGACTGGTCGACTGATACTACTCGCCAAACTCGACAATCTCGGTAAAGGCGCAGCGACCGCAGCCATTCAAAACATGAACATCATGCTGGCACTTCCGGAAAACCAAGGAATTACATACTAG
- a CDS encoding autoinducer binding domain-containing protein: MDFEFISYRLRYSIPITAPRVFTLNNYPEAWNKEYEQNNYFASDPIIKHCLSSNSPITWSEQSFSSNRTLYEHAKAFGLSHGWTQSSWATPCSKGFVSLSRSAIPISRKELDSKEARMSSLVREVHACVSEVLMPAHPPRLHEALSLREIEILKWIADGKTGEVIGQLLGITERTVTYHAVSIMQKMDVTNRTAAAVKAVLLGII, translated from the coding sequence CTGGATTTCGAGTTCATATCCTACCGCTTGCGCTATTCAATACCCATCACCGCCCCCCGCGTTTTCACGTTGAATAACTACCCCGAGGCTTGGAACAAGGAGTACGAGCAGAATAACTATTTCGCATCTGACCCCATTATCAAGCACTGTCTGAGTTCCAATTCCCCAATTACTTGGTCGGAGCAAAGCTTCAGCTCAAACCGGACCCTGTACGAGCATGCAAAGGCATTTGGACTTAGTCATGGATGGACACAGTCCTCTTGGGCAACCCCATGCAGCAAGGGATTCGTTTCGTTATCACGCAGCGCGATCCCTATTTCCAGAAAGGAGCTGGATAGCAAAGAAGCCAGGATGTCATCTCTGGTCAGAGAGGTACACGCCTGCGTATCGGAGGTGCTGATGCCCGCGCACCCTCCACGTCTTCATGAGGCGTTGAGTTTGCGGGAAATAGAGATACTGAAATGGATTGCCGACGGAAAAACCGGAGAAGTCATAGGGCAGTTACTGGGGATAACCGAGCGAACAGTCACCTATCACGCTGTAAGCATCATGCAAAAAATGGATGTCACCAATAGAACAGCTGCCGCAGTCAAAGCGGTCTTGTTAGGCATCATCTGA
- the dapF gene encoding diaminopimelate epimerase: MDFIKYAAQGNDYIVIDPNRVTLPMTPENIKKICDRRTGIGADGILHSPHLKGGGLGLFTYNSDGSTCARSGNGLRIFSRYLIDHDYCQSNTVRIALLPEKHLVEVHKTSAGNQFVVNMGSYSFEFEKSASTGQRPEVIFDKLVMLAGHEFSLSCVNITNPYGVFIPRTANTLELSTLVPEITALDILPPRCNLLLAKSIQDNCIELTCWEPGAGLTQASGGGACAAMAVCFEMGLVEDSALIKMPGGNVSLFLDRDGSSTLIGSVAQVCSGFFSLDFEKTTDHAY; the protein is encoded by the coding sequence ATGGACTTCATAAAATATGCTGCCCAAGGCAATGATTATATTGTCATTGACCCGAATAGAGTAACCCTCCCGATGACGCCAGAGAACATCAAGAAGATCTGCGATCGCAGAACAGGTATTGGTGCCGACGGAATTTTACATAGCCCTCACCTGAAAGGGGGAGGCCTTGGCCTGTTCACTTACAATTCCGACGGTAGTACGTGCGCCAGAAGCGGTAATGGCTTGCGTATTTTCTCTCGCTATCTTATTGACCACGATTACTGCCAATCCAATACCGTACGCATTGCGCTACTTCCAGAAAAGCACCTTGTGGAGGTTCATAAAACCTCCGCGGGCAACCAGTTCGTGGTGAACATGGGAAGTTATTCATTTGAATTCGAAAAGAGCGCATCAACCGGGCAACGTCCAGAGGTGATATTCGATAAGCTGGTCATGCTGGCGGGTCATGAGTTTTCACTGTCCTGCGTGAACATCACAAATCCCTACGGCGTTTTTATTCCTCGCACCGCCAATACCCTTGAACTGTCAACGCTCGTCCCTGAAATTACCGCGCTGGATATCCTGCCCCCGCGTTGCAATCTACTTCTTGCGAAGTCGATTCAGGATAACTGCATAGAACTGACATGCTGGGAGCCTGGAGCGGGGCTTACGCAAGCATCCGGCGGCGGTGCCTGTGCCGCCATGGCCGTGTGCTTCGAAATGGGCTTGGTAGAGGATAGTGCCCTGATCAAGATGCCCGGCGGCAACGTATCGCTGTTTCTGGACCGTGATGGCAGCAGCACATTGATCGGGTCTGTTGCACAGGTGTGTTCCGGTTTCTTCTCGCTTGACTTCGAGAAAACGACTGATCATGCCTACTAA
- a CDS encoding ferredoxin family protein, protein MTHQAVPNPDMTKERLMPYVVAAECVSCKSTRCVDVCPVDAFREVPMQLVICPHTCIECGVCEPECPVDAILPPDLADPYFIDSLKINTQLAKSAPALCKSLRN, encoded by the coding sequence ATGACGCACCAGGCAGTGCCGAATCCTGACATGACGAAGGAACGTCTTATGCCATACGTGGTGGCCGCTGAATGCGTATCGTGTAAATCCACGCGCTGTGTCGATGTATGTCCCGTCGATGCATTCCGTGAAGTACCAATGCAATTGGTCATTTGCCCGCACACCTGTATTGAATGCGGTGTGTGCGAACCTGAATGCCCTGTCGACGCTATTCTGCCTCCTGACCTGGCAGACCCCTACTTCATTGACTCGCTGAAAATAAATACGCAACTGGCCAAGTCAGCACCTGCGCTTTGCAAATCTCTAAGAAATTAA
- a CDS encoding iron-containing redox enzyme family protein: MNEKIINLQAWLKTAWDSKEPWFSANNNHAQREQLCRAAKNLAIRAYSEQDDHALTQLHQCLSLIYRHEFECTQFDHIDIEARPILSEILSILEDAMLQHEIREIGPTNTLDYPAQGTQYVKWLKKLISQCPSSVHEFYTEFLSERATAEDLKYYLIQETNLDPRFDDILAFMQVGLPVEQKIELAKNYFDEMGNGQAAEVHSRIFFETLEAVGATPHDFSRNMLTNSIASGNLSACLVLSRRHFYKAVGYFGVTEYLAPRRFKHVIKAWKRNNLPVDGAKYHNLHIYIDTEHANGWFNNVVAPLVEQDPRIGEEIAKGALMRINSSARYLDELTKKLSTTTPLTV; encoded by the coding sequence ATGAACGAAAAAATCATCAACCTGCAGGCGTGGTTAAAAACTGCGTGGGATTCGAAAGAACCATGGTTTTCGGCCAACAACAACCATGCGCAACGCGAGCAACTTTGTCGCGCAGCAAAAAACCTTGCCATCCGCGCCTACAGCGAACAGGACGACCATGCCCTGACACAGCTTCATCAGTGTCTGTCCCTGATCTACCGTCACGAATTCGAATGCACCCAGTTCGACCACATTGATATTGAAGCACGCCCGATACTGAGCGAAATACTATCAATTCTCGAAGACGCCATGCTTCAACATGAGATTCGAGAAATCGGACCGACCAACACACTGGACTATCCAGCACAAGGCACACAGTACGTAAAGTGGTTGAAAAAACTGATCTCACAGTGCCCTTCCAGTGTTCATGAGTTCTACACCGAATTTCTCAGTGAGCGCGCTACCGCCGAAGACTTGAAGTATTACTTGATCCAAGAAACAAATCTGGATCCGCGATTTGACGACATTCTAGCCTTCATGCAAGTCGGACTTCCCGTTGAGCAAAAGATTGAACTCGCCAAAAACTACTTTGACGAGATGGGGAATGGCCAGGCCGCCGAGGTTCATTCCCGAATATTCTTCGAGACACTGGAAGCGGTCGGCGCCACACCCCATGACTTCTCCCGCAACATGCTGACCAACTCGATTGCGTCGGGAAACCTCAGTGCCTGCCTGGTCTTGTCACGACGCCACTTCTATAAGGCCGTTGGGTATTTTGGCGTGACCGAATACCTCGCACCACGTCGCTTCAAACACGTAATAAAAGCCTGGAAGCGCAATAACTTGCCCGTCGATGGCGCGAAGTACCACAACTTGCATATCTACATCGATACCGAACACGCCAATGGTTGGTTCAATAACGTTGTCGCACCACTGGTCGAGCAAGACCCGCGCATCGGCGAAGAGATCGCTAAAGGTGCACTCATGCGCATCAACTCGTCGGCGCGCTACCTCGACGAACTCACGAAAAAACTTTCAACCACCACCCCGCTGACTGTCTGA
- a CDS encoding pyridoxal phosphate-dependent aminotransferase, with the protein MQDWVFREALGNYDIDLGDSNAPCITIEQFLPVVARTALDYGTDRGALALRNKVAALYGVDISSIGIAHGVQEALYLLYRTLLRPGDHVITFTPGWKQAWRVPQDIACDVSILDYNRDLKVTSNAITHALTATTRAIILNNPCNPTGKKIQPEELTTILDIAHTRGIYVIVDEEYLVDPRESLAGRAVNIIISSGISKIHGAPGLRIGWICGDKALIDNAMNYKHFTTISNSVLCERIALQILEEHDHRIQAYKELCQAGFETLEQWAKNCFPMIELVPPEDTPFCWAHLTTSESSLAFCRRVLEKERVLTMPAELFGQRHGMRLTFARPLEELKEGLQRIKNQFRFPLSMY; encoded by the coding sequence ATGCAAGACTGGGTTTTTCGAGAGGCCCTGGGTAACTACGATATCGACTTGGGGGACAGCAATGCCCCCTGCATAACCATTGAACAGTTCCTTCCAGTTGTCGCCAGAACTGCGCTGGATTACGGTACAGATCGCGGCGCCCTGGCGTTGCGAAATAAAGTAGCAGCGCTCTATGGCGTTGATATTTCTTCGATTGGCATTGCACATGGTGTGCAGGAGGCGTTGTACCTCCTTTACCGCACATTATTGCGTCCAGGAGATCATGTCATCACATTCACTCCGGGCTGGAAACAAGCATGGCGAGTCCCCCAGGACATTGCATGTGACGTATCCATACTCGATTACAACCGTGATCTTAAGGTGACCTCGAATGCGATTACCCACGCGCTGACGGCCACTACCAGAGCCATTATTCTGAACAATCCGTGCAACCCGACAGGCAAGAAAATACAACCCGAAGAACTCACGACCATTCTCGATATAGCCCACACACGAGGTATATATGTAATTGTCGACGAGGAGTATCTGGTCGATCCGCGCGAGTCGTTGGCCGGGCGGGCTGTGAATATAATCATCAGTTCAGGGATATCAAAGATCCATGGTGCGCCTGGGCTTCGAATCGGCTGGATATGTGGTGATAAAGCGCTCATTGACAACGCTATGAATTACAAACATTTCACAACCATTTCCAACTCTGTGCTGTGCGAGCGTATCGCTCTTCAGATACTCGAGGAACATGACCACCGAATCCAAGCCTATAAAGAGCTTTGCCAGGCTGGCTTCGAGACACTCGAGCAATGGGCGAAAAATTGTTTCCCAATGATCGAGTTGGTTCCCCCGGAAGATACGCCCTTCTGCTGGGCGCATTTGACCACCTCCGAATCTTCACTGGCCTTCTGCCGCCGGGTACTTGAGAAGGAACGCGTGTTGACCATGCCCGCTGAACTCTTTGGGCAACGTCACGGTATGCGACTGACCTTCGCGCGGCCTCTGGAAGAGCTAAAAGAGGGCTTACAAAGAATAAAAAACCAATTCCGTTTTCCACTCTCGATGTATTAG
- a CDS encoding 2OG-Fe dioxygenase family protein has translation MTVMEHDHQIIKLAPFSNEIIESYTHLVADPYMGNANRFRRFSQYRMSFNERWSFEKLEHRPYMTFSKYNPVAGGIKRFYEPLEVDFTPYIEQAATCIPLDPSHDWQINVHQYRVIVTPSLEGITVPEGRHRDGHSFVMIGVVKREGIQGAVMKLYRTPQDTTPFYVGTVWEGQAALLNDQTLLHDVTEITALEETGYRDIFVVAFSPWAERWHGEEFENKVIESTTV, from the coding sequence ATGACTGTGATGGAGCATGATCACCAAATCATCAAACTGGCCCCGTTCAGCAACGAGATTATTGAAAGCTACACGCACCTGGTCGCGGACCCTTACATGGGGAATGCAAACCGATTCAGACGTTTTTCACAGTACCGAATGTCATTCAACGAACGTTGGAGCTTTGAAAAACTCGAACATCGCCCTTACATGACGTTCTCCAAATACAACCCGGTTGCCGGTGGTATCAAGCGATTCTACGAACCTCTGGAAGTTGACTTCACCCCCTATATAGAACAGGCCGCAACCTGCATACCTCTAGATCCTTCACATGACTGGCAAATTAACGTCCATCAATACAGGGTTATCGTCACACCTTCATTGGAAGGTATCACGGTACCTGAGGGGCGCCACCGCGACGGTCATTCTTTCGTGATGATCGGCGTGGTTAAACGTGAGGGCATTCAGGGTGCAGTCATGAAACTCTACAGAACCCCCCAGGATACAACGCCATTTTATGTTGGAACGGTATGGGAAGGTCAGGCTGCCTTATTGAACGACCAGACACTGCTGCACGACGTCACCGAAATAACTGCGCTTGAAGAAACCGGATACCGGGACATCTTCGTGGTCGCATTCTCTCCCTGGGCCGAGCGCTGGCACGGAGAAGAGTTCGAAAACAAAGTAATTGAATCCACAACTGTATAA